A genomic segment from Peribacillus sp. ACCC06369 encodes:
- a CDS encoding MarR family transcriptional regulator gives MKEILREIGMIARALDSISNIEFKELDLTKGQYLYLVRICENPGIIQEKVAEMIKVDRTTAARAIKKLEIQGFIEKKDDADNKKIKKLYPTDKGEKVYPFLQKEGEYTDKVALTGFSRDETELIFHLLQRVRKNIEVDWEFVKKGNKREY, from the coding sequence ATGAAGGAAATACTCCGTGAAATTGGAATGATAGCAAGGGCATTGGATTCTATAAGTAATATCGAATTTAAAGAATTAGACCTTACAAAAGGGCAGTATTTGTATCTTGTACGAATATGTGAAAATCCAGGAATCATTCAGGAAAAGGTAGCAGAAATGATAAAGGTTGACCGAACGACAGCAGCTCGTGCAATTAAAAAACTTGAGATACAAGGTTTTATTGAAAAGAAAGATGATGCTGACAACAAAAAAATCAAAAAGTTATACCCTACTGATAAAGGTGAAAAAGTATATCCCTTTTTACAGAAAGAAGGGGAGTATACCGACAAGGTGGCATTAACCGGATTTTCTAGGGACGAAACGGAATTGATTTTTCATCTTCTTCAAAGGGTCAGAAAAAATATTGAGGTAGATTGGGAATTTGTGAAAAAAGGCAATAAAAGGGAGTATTGA
- a CDS encoding ABC transporter ATP-binding protein: protein MIKILKNLSVYKWIISAVIGLVFIQSMSDLFLPTLMADIIDKGVVQGDTPYIWKIGGLMLLVSALGACASIIASYYSSKAAMGMGRDLRLKVFNHVEKFSLQEFDEVGTASLITRTTNDITQVQQVVIMMLRMVISAPIMLIGGLIMAVSMDAKLSLVIVVTMPLLIGSILLILYKGVPLFQTVQKRLDRLNLVLRENLTGIRVIRAFNRETQEKERLKKANKELTDVSIKVNKIMAFMMPVMMLVMNLTVVGIIWFGGIRIDNGGMQIGDLMAFIQYVMQIMFALVMASMMFVMVPRAAVSATRINEVLDMKPSFLDEGTEKADREQGTLEFEHVTFSYPGAEEPALSDISFSASPGEITAIIGGTGSGKTTLVNLIPRFYDISSGTIRVNGVDIRKSSQDEVRSKIGFVPQKAVLFTGTIAENIRFGKQTATQDEVEHAARIAQAEDFISKMKDGYQAEIEQGGSNLSGGQKQRLSIARALIRKPDIYIFDDSFSALDFKTDANLRAALKDETKNSTVLLVAQRVSTVVDADRIIVLDEGHIVGMGTHQELLSTNDIYREIALSQLTEEEIA from the coding sequence ATGATAAAAATCCTGAAAAATTTATCCGTTTATAAGTGGATTATTTCAGCAGTCATCGGACTGGTTTTTATTCAATCGATGTCGGACCTCTTTTTGCCTACATTAATGGCCGATATTATTGACAAAGGCGTCGTTCAAGGAGACACTCCATACATTTGGAAAATTGGTGGTTTGATGCTGCTGGTTTCCGCTCTTGGCGCTTGCGCTTCCATAATCGCAAGCTACTATTCGTCAAAAGCGGCTATGGGAATGGGACGCGATCTCCGGCTGAAAGTCTTTAATCATGTTGAAAAATTTTCGTTACAAGAATTTGATGAAGTAGGTACCGCATCATTGATTACTCGGACGACCAATGATATAACACAAGTCCAGCAAGTGGTTATCATGATGCTACGTATGGTTATCAGTGCACCTATCATGTTAATCGGCGGTTTGATCATGGCAGTATCCATGGATGCAAAATTATCCCTTGTCATTGTTGTCACAATGCCTTTGTTGATTGGGTCGATCCTGCTTATTCTATATAAAGGTGTGCCACTCTTTCAAACGGTGCAAAAACGATTAGACAGGTTGAACCTTGTATTACGGGAAAATTTAACTGGTATTCGCGTCATTCGTGCCTTCAATCGTGAAACACAAGAGAAGGAACGACTTAAGAAAGCGAATAAAGAATTGACGGATGTCTCGATCAAGGTCAATAAAATCATGGCATTCATGATGCCTGTAATGATGCTAGTAATGAACTTGACGGTTGTTGGTATCATTTGGTTTGGTGGAATTCGTATTGATAACGGCGGTATGCAGATCGGGGACTTAATGGCCTTTATCCAATATGTTATGCAAATTATGTTCGCCCTCGTTATGGCATCCATGATGTTCGTTATGGTTCCACGTGCGGCCGTGTCGGCAACAAGGATAAACGAAGTCCTTGACATGAAACCTTCATTCCTGGATGAGGGTACAGAAAAGGCAGATCGTGAACAAGGTACACTTGAATTTGAACATGTGACGTTCAGTTACCCAGGAGCAGAAGAACCTGCATTATCGGATATTAGTTTTTCTGCAAGTCCTGGTGAAATCACCGCAATAATCGGTGGAACAGGCTCAGGGAAAACGACGCTCGTCAATTTGATCCCTCGCTTCTATGATATTTCAAGTGGAACGATTCGCGTCAATGGTGTTGATATTCGTAAGTCATCACAAGATGAAGTTCGCTCAAAAATTGGCTTTGTACCACAAAAGGCCGTCCTCTTTACTGGTACTATCGCTGAAAACATTCGCTTTGGAAAACAAACAGCCACACAAGATGAAGTCGAGCATGCGGCTCGGATCGCGCAAGCGGAAGATTTTATCAGCAAAATGAAAGACGGATATCAGGCAGAAATCGAACAAGGCGGTTCAAACCTATCAGGAGGGCAAAAACAACGACTTTCGATCGCACGGGCACTCATTCGGAAACCCGATATTTATATATTCGATGATAGTTTTTCTGCACTAGACTTCAAGACGGATGCCAACCTTCGCGCAGCCCTGAAAGATGAAACGAAAAATTCGACAGTACTACTCGTTGCCCAACGTGTCAGTACTGTCGTGGACGCTGACCGAATCATTGTGTTGGACGAAGGCCACATTGTAGGTATGGGAACACACCAAGAGTTGCTTAGTACAAACGACATTTACCGTGAGATCGCCTTATCACAGCTCACAGAGGAGGAAATTGCATGA
- a CDS encoding MarR family winged helix-turn-helix transcriptional regulator → MENEKQLMRSVQLLRSFWNVQKNIMRFVQKTTAENGLTVPQYSILMAITLQTEMTQKTVGAKTFLPKSTLSQAVDGLVRAGMLHREHVEGNRREIQLSITETGENLLKTIHFHEGSIHQIFQSAIELLSEEQFEELLETHLQITNFLEAQATQQGECTK, encoded by the coding sequence GTGGAGAATGAAAAACAGTTGATGCGTTCCGTACAACTTTTGCGTTCATTTTGGAACGTGCAGAAAAATATAATGCGGTTCGTTCAAAAGACAACGGCAGAAAATGGGTTGACAGTTCCGCAATATTCCATTTTGATGGCCATCACTCTTCAAACGGAGATGACTCAAAAAACCGTTGGGGCGAAAACATTTCTTCCAAAAAGCACCTTGAGCCAAGCGGTTGATGGTCTCGTTCGGGCAGGTATGCTCCATCGCGAGCATGTGGAGGGCAATCGGCGTGAGATTCAGTTGTCAATCACCGAAACGGGGGAAAATTTATTAAAAACGATCCATTTTCACGAAGGAAGCATTCACCAAATTTTCCAATCGGCCATTGAATTGCTTTCGGAAGAACAGTTTGAAGAGCTGCTTGAAACGCATCTTCAAATTACAAACTTTTTAGAAGCACAAGCTACCCAACAGGGAGAGTGTACAAAATGA
- a CDS encoding alpha-ketoacid dehydrogenase subunit beta has translation MAVISYIDAVIMAMREEMERDSRVFVLGEDVGVKGGVFKATSGLYEQFGEQRVIDTPLAESAIAGVGIGAAMYGMRPIAEMQFADFIMPAINQIISEAAKIRYRSNNDWQCPIVIRAPYGGGVHGALYHSQSVEAIFANQPGLKIVMPSTPYDVKGLLKAAIRDDDPVLFFEHKRAYRLIKEEVPTDDYVLPIGKADVKREGEDVTVITYGLCVHFALQAAERLASDGISVHILDLRTVYPLDQEAIMEAASKTGKVLLITEDNKEGSIISEVSAIIAENCLFDLDAPIMRLAGPDVPAMPYSPSLEKSFMVNPEKVEKALRDLVAY, from the coding sequence ATGGCAGTGATATCTTATATAGATGCGGTGATAATGGCGATGCGGGAAGAAATGGAACGTGATTCCCGTGTATTTGTATTAGGTGAGGACGTAGGGGTAAAAGGCGGCGTTTTTAAAGCGACTTCAGGGTTATACGAACAATTCGGGGAACAGCGTGTCATTGATACCCCGCTTGCTGAATCCGCAATCGCAGGAGTTGGCATCGGTGCGGCCATGTATGGAATGAGGCCGATTGCGGAAATGCAATTCGCTGATTTTATCATGCCTGCAATCAACCAAATTATTTCAGAAGCTGCTAAAATTCGTTATCGCTCCAATAATGACTGGCAATGCCCAATCGTCATCAGGGCACCATACGGTGGGGGCGTACATGGGGCGTTATACCATTCACAATCCGTTGAAGCCATTTTTGCCAATCAACCAGGACTTAAAATTGTCATGCCCTCAACACCGTATGACGTGAAAGGGTTATTGAAAGCAGCCATTCGCGATGACGACCCAGTCCTTTTCTTTGAACATAAACGTGCCTATCGCCTTATTAAAGAAGAAGTGCCGACTGATGATTATGTATTACCCATTGGTAAAGCGGATGTAAAACGTGAAGGCGAGGACGTTACAGTGATTACTTACGGCCTTTGTGTTCATTTTGCGCTACAGGCAGCTGAAAGGCTGGCCAGTGATGGCATATCTGTTCATATACTTGATTTACGAACCGTTTACCCATTAGATCAAGAAGCCATTATGGAAGCTGCATCTAAAACAGGAAAAGTCCTATTGATTACTGAAGATAATAAGGAAGGGAGCATCATTAGTGAAGTATCGGCGATCATTGCAGAAAACTGCCTCTTCGATCTCGATGCCCCAATCATGAGACTTGCGGGTCCGGATGTTCCAGCAATGCCATATTCACCATCATTGGAGAAATCCTTCATGGTTAATCCTGAAAAAGTGGAAAAGGCACTGCGGGACCTGGTTGCCTATTAA
- a CDS encoding ABC transporter ATP-binding protein, with product MSNQKKPQSGGQVGHGPGGGNMMMMGQKAKDFKGTLRRLLAYLKPRRNKLISVFFAAIMSTIFMIVGPKIMGNAITELFEGAYGKFQGIPGAAINFDKIGQILLLLAGLYALSSLFNYVQQYIMSSVAQDTVYDLREDVNEKLGKLPLKYFEGRPNGETLSRMTNDIDTIGSTLQQSLTQFITSIVTILGIIIMMLSISPLLTLISIVSLPLSIFAIRPILKRSQKHFADQQRTLGQLNGHIEEMYTGHQVVKAFGHEKKASAQFTMVNEELYKAGSKAQFISGIIMPMMFFIGNLSYVLISVVGGILVTQRSISIGDIQAFITYSKQFTQPITQTANIANIIQSTVAAAERVFELLDEEEEMKEKTTANIKRANGAVTFEHVDFGYGEEMLIEDMNIDVLPGQTVAIVGPTGAGKTTMINLLMRFYELNGGKINIDGLDTRNMSRSDLRKNFGMVLQDTWLFNGTIKENIAYGKNGATDEEIFAAARTAHADHFIRTLPDGYETILNEEASNISQGQKQLLTIARAVLADPPIMILDEATSSVDTRTEVFIQKAMNRLMEGRTSFVIAHRLSTIKDADLILVMDQGKVIEKGTHSELLRVNGFYAELYNSQFTENVAG from the coding sequence ATGAGTAATCAAAAAAAACCTCAAAGCGGCGGTCAAGTTGGGCATGGTCCCGGTGGCGGTAACATGATGATGATGGGTCAAAAAGCAAAAGATTTTAAAGGAACACTAAGACGCCTCTTGGCCTATTTAAAACCGCGGCGCAACAAATTGATTTCCGTGTTCTTCGCTGCAATCATGAGTACCATTTTTATGATTGTTGGACCAAAGATCATGGGAAATGCAATTACAGAATTATTCGAAGGAGCTTACGGGAAATTCCAGGGAATACCAGGAGCAGCTATTAACTTTGATAAAATTGGCCAGATCCTTCTACTGCTTGCCGGACTTTATGCCTTAAGCAGCCTTTTCAACTATGTACAACAATACATTATGTCAAGTGTTGCACAGGACACAGTATATGATTTACGAGAAGATGTTAACGAAAAGCTCGGGAAACTTCCTCTCAAATATTTTGAGGGACGTCCAAACGGGGAAACACTTAGCCGAATGACAAATGATATTGATACGATCGGAAGCACCCTTCAGCAAAGCTTAACGCAGTTCATCACTTCGATCGTAACGATTTTGGGGATTATCATCATGATGCTTTCGATTAGCCCGTTATTGACATTAATCTCGATAGTAAGCTTACCTTTGTCAATATTTGCAATCCGGCCTATTTTAAAAAGATCCCAAAAACATTTCGCCGATCAACAGCGTACACTCGGACAATTAAATGGGCACATTGAAGAAATGTATACTGGCCATCAAGTCGTTAAAGCATTCGGACATGAAAAAAAGGCGAGTGCCCAGTTTACCATGGTTAATGAAGAGTTGTATAAAGCGGGAAGCAAAGCTCAGTTTATATCCGGTATCATCATGCCCATGATGTTCTTTATCGGAAATTTGAGTTATGTACTCATCAGCGTTGTCGGCGGAATATTGGTAACGCAACGTTCGATCTCGATTGGTGATATTCAGGCATTCATCACATATTCAAAGCAGTTCACCCAGCCGATCACACAGACAGCTAACATCGCAAACATTATTCAGTCGACGGTTGCAGCAGCTGAGCGTGTCTTTGAGCTACTTGATGAAGAAGAGGAAATGAAAGAAAAAACCACAGCTAATATAAAGAGAGCAAATGGTGCTGTCACTTTTGAACATGTGGACTTTGGATATGGGGAAGAAATGTTAATTGAAGATATGAACATCGATGTCTTGCCTGGACAGACGGTCGCAATTGTTGGACCGACTGGTGCTGGAAAAACGACCATGATAAATCTCTTGATGAGATTTTATGAACTCAATGGCGGAAAGATTAATATTGATGGTCTTGATACACGGAATATGTCCAGGAGTGATCTTCGAAAAAACTTTGGGATGGTGCTTCAAGATACCTGGCTCTTTAATGGCACGATTAAAGAAAATATAGCATATGGCAAAAATGGAGCAACTGATGAAGAAATTTTTGCAGCTGCCCGCACGGCACATGCCGACCATTTCATTCGGACACTGCCAGATGGGTATGAGACAATCTTAAACGAAGAAGCTTCTAACATCTCACAAGGACAAAAGCAGCTTTTGACAATCGCCCGAGCTGTTCTAGCAGATCCACCAATCATGATATTGGATGAAGCGACGTCCAGTGTTGACACTCGGACCGAAGTCTTTATCCAAAAGGCCATGAACCGACTCATGGAAGGACGAACTAGCTTTGTCATCGCCCATCGTCTCTCAACGATTAAGGATGCAGATTTGATTCTAGTTATGGATCAAGGAAAAGTGATAGAGAAAGGAACACATTCAGAACTTTTAAGGGTGAATGGTTTCTATGCAGAGTTATACAATAGTCAGTTCACTGAAAATGTAGCTGGATAA
- a CDS encoding thiamine pyrophosphate-dependent dehydrogenase E1 component subunit alpha — MVENRHLQVGLSDEKVLEMYRVMLLARRIDERMWLLNRSGKIPFVVSCQGQEAAQVGAAFALNREKDYVLPYYRDLGVVLAFGMTARDLMLSSFAKAEDPNSGGRQMPGHFGQKKNRIVTGSSPVTTQVPHAVGIALAAKMEGKDIVSFVTFGEGSSNQGDFHEGANFAGVHKLPVILMCENNQYAISIPIEKQLACKKVSDRAIGYGMPGVTVDGNDPIEVYRVVKEAAERGRRGEGPSLIETVSYRLTPHSSDDDDSQYRSPDEVSEAKKMDSIITFAAYLKAAGIMDDSLEKQMNEEIMEVVNEATDYAENAPFANEDTLSKYVYAER, encoded by the coding sequence ATGGTTGAAAACCGTCATCTACAGGTAGGTCTCAGTGACGAAAAAGTGCTTGAGATGTATAGAGTTATGTTGTTGGCAAGACGTATAGATGAACGGATGTGGCTGTTGAACAGATCTGGAAAAATCCCATTTGTCGTTTCTTGTCAAGGACAAGAAGCAGCGCAAGTGGGTGCAGCTTTTGCATTGAATCGTGAAAAGGATTATGTCCTTCCTTATTATCGGGATCTAGGAGTGGTGCTCGCGTTTGGGATGACCGCCAGGGATTTGATGTTATCCAGTTTTGCCAAAGCGGAAGATCCAAATTCAGGCGGGCGTCAAATGCCTGGGCATTTTGGGCAAAAAAAGAATCGGATTGTGACGGGATCTTCGCCAGTTACCACTCAAGTGCCACATGCAGTGGGGATTGCACTCGCTGCAAAAATGGAAGGAAAAGATATTGTTTCATTCGTTACATTCGGAGAGGGTTCATCAAACCAAGGTGATTTTCATGAAGGAGCGAATTTCGCAGGTGTACATAAACTTCCGGTCATCTTGATGTGCGAGAATAATCAGTATGCCATTTCCATCCCGATAGAAAAGCAATTGGCTTGCAAGAAAGTTTCGGACCGGGCCATTGGTTACGGCATGCCAGGGGTGACGGTTGATGGAAATGATCCGATCGAAGTATACCGGGTGGTGAAAGAAGCGGCTGAGAGAGGAAGGCGTGGTGAAGGCCCAAGCTTAATCGAAACGGTTTCATACAGGCTTACACCACACTCAAGCGATGATGATGATAGTCAATACAGGTCGCCTGATGAAGTATCGGAGGCAAAAAAAATGGATTCGATCATTACTTTTGCTGCCTATTTAAAAGCAGCAGGAATCATGGATGATTCACTGGAGAAGCAAATGAACGAGGAAATAATGGAAGTAGTGAACGAAGCGACGGATTATGCAGAAAATGCTCCATTTGCGAATGAAGACACGCTCTCAAAATACGTTTACGCAGAAAGGTAA